From the genome of Sinanaerobacter sp. ZZT-01:
GGCACAGTAAACTGTGTGGTTACAGAATGCAATGACGGAGAACTGAATGACATCAGAGGAATGCATGTCACAGAGGAAAATGTGTTACAGGCATTAGACAATTGTGGGGATGTATTTGAAGAAGGTGCAGTGGGATCCGGTACCGGCATGATTTGCATGGGCATCAAAGGCGGAATAGGATCTGCTTCAAGACTTGTATCTTGTGACAATAAAGAGTATACTATCGGAACTATTCTGATGTCCAATTTTGGAATGTCTGGAAACCTGATGATAGATGGCCGAAGAATTGATACAGAGCATACGGTGCCGAGATGCAAGGCTGAACAGGGATCGGTTATTATCATCATTGCAACAGATATACCCCTTAATGAGAGACAGTTGAAGCGTGTGGCAAAACGAGCCACTGTATCTTTGAGCCGGACCGGTTCCTTCCTAGGAAACGGCAGCGGAGACATTGCAATTGCGTTTTCCAACACTAATATAATGCCCCATTACAGTGAAAAAAATATTATTGACACTAAAATGTTCCATGATGATGCGAT
Proteins encoded in this window:
- a CDS encoding P1 family peptidase; this encodes MGLPKDCEVSIRSRFKKGERNLITDVPGVKVGHVTLKNNEKDIHTGVTAILPHTGNLFKDKVLAGSSVINGFGKSVGLVQIEELGNIETPIIMTNTFGVGTAMNALTKYMLKDNEDIGTTTGTVNCVVTECNDGELNDIRGMHVTEENVLQALDNCGDVFEEGAVGSGTGMICMGIKGGIGSASRLVSCDNKEYTIGTILMSNFGMSGNLMIDGRRIDTEHTVPRCKAEQGSVIIIIATDIPLNERQLKRVAKRATVSLSRTGSFLGNGSGDIAIAFSNTNIMPHYSEKNIIDTKMFHDDAIDKVFEATAEAVEEAVISSIYHAETVKGIRDKEVFALKEFL